From Oscillospiraceae bacterium CM, a single genomic window includes:
- a CDS encoding shikimate kinase — protein MKNNIILIGMPGAGKSTAGVILAKTLGLGFVDTDILISKQCGMTLQKYIDTYGIVDFLKAEEHAALTLDCENTVIATGGSMVLSDIAMQHLGSGSVTVFIDVPLAVLTRRLRNIKTRGIVLRPGQTISGVYSERQPLYRRYADLTVPTDVRKRLTLEGIVAEILVALKKFCLEME, from the coding sequence ATGAAAAACAATATCATTTTAATCGGTATGCCGGGCGCCGGGAAAAGCACCGCCGGTGTGATTCTGGCCAAAACGCTCGGCCTTGGGTTTGTCGATACGGATATTCTCATCAGTAAGCAGTGCGGCATGACACTTCAGAAGTATATTGACACGTATGGTATTGTCGATTTTCTCAAAGCAGAGGAGCACGCGGCACTGACACTTGATTGTGAAAACACCGTGATTGCGACGGGCGGCAGCATGGTTTTGTCGGATATCGCGATGCAGCATCTGGGGAGCGGATCGGTAACGGTTTTTATTGATGTGCCACTGGCTGTTTTGACACGGCGGCTGCGAAATATCAAAACGAGGGGAATCGTACTGCGACCGGGACAGACGATATCGGGAGTTTATTCGGAACGCCAACCGCTTTACCGCCGGTATGCCGATTTGACTGTCCCGACTGACGTGAGAAAAAGGCTTACACTGGAGGGCATCGTGGCGGAAATCCTTGTGGCGCTGAAAAAGTTTTGCTTGGAAATGGAGTGA
- a CDS encoding Nramp family divalent metal transporter: MDMSFLKKHVPNKKALGFLKFIGPGLLVTVGFIDPGNWAANIAAGSQYGYSLLWMVTLSTLMLIVLQHNAAHLGIVTGKCLSEAATDNFRPWLKNTILTSAVAASVSTALAELLGGAIALNMLFHVPIRLGCVFVLALVLFLQLTNSYKRIEKIIIGFVSLIGLSFLYELYIVPLDWGSAAAGWVVPTVPYGAMPIIMSVLGAVVMPHNLFLHSEIIQSREWHLTDEHVIKKQLKYEFADTLLSMVIGWAINSAMILIAAATFFKQGTTVTDLAQAQVMLQPILGNGAAVIFALALLFAGVASSITAGMAGGSIFAGMFGEPYDIGDLHSKLGVMITMVTAAGAVFLIRSPFDGLIYSQMFLSIQLPITIVTQIMLTSSKKVMGKYANSKLDTVLLWLFAGAVIGLNIALFASYLLK; the protein is encoded by the coding sequence ATGGATATGTCATTTCTCAAAAAACATGTGCCGAATAAGAAAGCGCTTGGCTTTTTAAAGTTTATCGGGCCGGGTCTTCTGGTTACAGTTGGTTTTATTGACCCCGGCAACTGGGCGGCTAATATCGCTGCCGGATCACAGTACGGCTATAGCCTTTTATGGATGGTTACGCTCTCGACGCTAATGCTGATCGTTTTACAGCATAACGCCGCGCACCTCGGCATCGTCACAGGCAAATGTCTATCCGAAGCGGCAACGGATAACTTTCGGCCATGGCTGAAAAACACGATCCTGACGTCGGCTGTGGCGGCAAGCGTTTCAACAGCGCTGGCGGAGCTTTTAGGCGGGGCGATTGCACTAAATATGCTCTTTCATGTCCCCATTCGGCTCGGCTGTGTTTTTGTTCTGGCCCTCGTTTTGTTTTTGCAGCTTACAAACTCATATAAAAGGATTGAAAAGATCATAATCGGCTTCGTCTCCCTCATCGGGCTGTCGTTTCTGTATGAGCTTTATATCGTCCCGCTTGACTGGGGCAGTGCCGCTGCCGGTTGGGTGGTGCCGACCGTGCCGTATGGCGCGATGCCCATCATCATGAGCGTCCTTGGCGCCGTTGTTATGCCGCATAATTTATTTTTGCACAGCGAAATTATTCAGTCGCGCGAGTGGCATTTAACGGACGAGCACGTTATTAAAAAGCAGCTTAAGTATGAGTTTGCCGATACGCTTTTATCGATGGTGATTGGCTGGGCCATCAACAGCGCCATGATTCTCATCGCCGCGGCGACGTTTTTTAAGCAGGGAACGACTGTTACCGATCTGGCGCAGGCACAGGTGATGCTGCAGCCGATATTGGGCAACGGCGCAGCCGTTATTTTTGCGTTGGCGCTTTTATTTGCCGGTGTTGCCTCGAGCATTACGGCCGGAATGGCAGGCGGGAGCATTTTTGCCGGGATGTTCGGAGAGCCTTATGACATCGGGGACCTTCACAGCAAGCTCGGCGTTATGATCACAATGGTGACGGCCGCCGGTGCCGTCTTCCTCATCCGGTCGCCTTTTGATGGGCTGATTTATTCACAGATGTTCTTGAGCATTCAGCTGCCGATAACCATCGTGACGCAAATTATGCTGACGTCGTCTAAAAAAGTGATGGGTAAATACGCCAATTCAAAGCTCGACACAGTTTTACTCTGGCTGTTTGCCGGTGCTGTCATCGGACTTAATATTGCCCTGTTTGCAAGTTATTTGCTGAAATAA
- a CDS encoding zinc dependent phospholipase C family protein: MNSMTHMMIGDYLCRCIEESAGVKLQRGWFLYGNVLPDFHPMYLKRPHKPNAWADFLQSEIAALSTDEATDGRYSADFSTRLGVLCHLYADFHCYPHTKAYNGGSCRHVRYEWDLYRYLCDNKALLTVPGVIPATMFKVESLTEDLEEAYAAYLAGRPSYENDIHYTLQVCSALIMTVIEAAARNAPLIQIAEVCVEAEVI, from the coding sequence ATGAATTCGATGACTCATATGATGATCGGTGATTATTTGTGCCGCTGTATTGAAGAGTCGGCCGGTGTTAAACTACAGCGGGGCTGGTTTCTATATGGTAACGTGCTGCCCGATTTTCACCCGATGTATTTAAAGCGGCCGCATAAGCCAAATGCCTGGGCAGATTTCTTACAGAGTGAAATAGCGGCGCTTTCCACCGACGAGGCAACAGACGGACGTTACAGCGCTGACTTTTCAACGCGGCTGGGTGTTTTATGCCATCTTTACGCTGATTTTCACTGCTACCCGCATACTAAAGCGTATAACGGTGGCTCGTGCCGACACGTGCGATATGAATGGGATTTATACCGCTATCTGTGCGACAATAAGGCTCTATTGACTGTTCCTGGTGTCATACCGGCCACAATGTTTAAAGTGGAAAGCCTTACAGAAGACTTAGAAGAGGCCTATGCCGCTTACCTCGCCGGGCGGCCGAGTTATGAAAATGACATTCATTATACGCTGCAGGTTTGCAGCGCGCTGATAATGACGGTAATTGAAGCTGCGGCCAGAAACGCGCCGCTTATTCAAATTGCAGAAGTGTGCGTCGAAGCAGAGGTCATTTAA
- a CDS encoding aminopeptidase P family protein, with product MDKALTSDELADRRRRFIERMMLVHPGWETALLAGRVNQYYFTGTMQDGLLVIKNGGELGYFVRRSYERAREESPLDSIYPMQSYRDVLDVFSGSCGATFVETEIMTVAMLERVKKYLPIDSIGSVDKTVLGVRAVKSPFELALMEESGQQHFKMATQVIPALLREGMSEVDFVAELTERMLKNGYQGITRFQMFQTEVGIGQVGFGTSSLYPTSFDGPGGSRGISPAVPLIGSRERKLKKGDLVFVDTGYGIDGYHSDKTQVYSFGAKPHDNVVRAHRMCMEIQKRTAALLTPGARPGDIYQAIIGSLDASFLKNFMGLGARQARFLGHGIGLHVDEPPVIARGFDDPLEAHMVIALEPKKGIEGAGMVGVEDTYIVTPDGGRCITGGGADIIEVY from the coding sequence ATGGACAAGGCTTTGACGAGCGATGAACTGGCCGACAGACGTCGGCGTTTTATCGAACGCATGATGCTGGTGCACCCCGGGTGGGAAACAGCGCTGCTGGCCGGAAGGGTTAACCAGTATTATTTTACGGGGACGATGCAGGACGGACTGCTTGTCATTAAAAACGGCGGCGAGCTGGGCTATTTCGTTCGTCGGAGTTACGAGCGGGCACGGGAGGAATCCCCGCTTGATTCAATCTATCCGATGCAGAGCTATCGGGACGTGCTGGATGTTTTCAGCGGCAGTTGCGGGGCAACATTTGTTGAGACGGAGATTATGACGGTCGCTATGCTCGAACGAGTAAAAAAGTATCTGCCGATAGACAGCATTGGCTCTGTAGATAAAACGGTACTCGGCGTCCGCGCGGTGAAGTCGCCATTTGAGTTGGCTCTTATGGAAGAGTCTGGACAACAGCATTTTAAGATGGCTACCCAAGTCATACCGGCGCTGCTGCGCGAGGGCATGAGCGAGGTGGACTTCGTCGCTGAGCTGACGGAAAGAATGCTTAAGAACGGTTATCAGGGCATCACGCGATTTCAGATGTTTCAAACGGAGGTTGGTATCGGGCAGGTCGGCTTTGGCACAAGTTCGCTTTACCCGACAAGCTTTGACGGTCCGGGCGGCAGCCGTGGTATATCGCCCGCCGTGCCGCTGATCGGCAGCCGGGAACGGAAGCTGAAGAAAGGCGACCTTGTTTTTGTAGATACGGGTTATGGCATTGACGGCTATCACAGCGATAAGACGCAGGTGTACAGCTTTGGCGCGAAACCACATGACAACGTCGTCCGTGCGCACCGGATGTGCATGGAAATTCAGAAGCGTACAGCAGCGCTGCTCACGCCGGGCGCGCGGCCGGGCGATATTTATCAAGCAATCATCGGCAGTCTTGACGCATCTTTTCTAAAGAACTTCATGGGCCTCGGGGCACGGCAGGCACGGTTTTTGGGCCATGGGATCGGGTTGCACGTGGACGAGCCGCCTGTCATAGCACGCGGTTTTGATGACCCGCTGGAGGCACACATGGTTATTGCCCTTGAGCCGAAGAAGGGCATCGAAGGTGCGGGTATGGTCGGCGTTGAGGATACGTATATTGTAACGCCCGACGGCGGGCGGTGTATCACGGGCGGCGGGGCCGATATTATCGAGGTTTATTAA